Within Mustela lutreola isolate mMusLut2 chromosome 10, mMusLut2.pri, whole genome shotgun sequence, the genomic segment cttaaaaaaaaaattgatgttagTTGAAACTAACCATAATGGTTACATTCAAGTCGTGAGATTATGAGTaataatttcctctttattttctaaacttcagtttgagtctatttttaacttgaaaagaACTTTAAGTATAATCCTGCCTTCACTACCCAAAATCTGGAAGTAGGTTTgcatatatagatacagatacagataaagatatagatatagaatattaaatattatctaactaataattattaaataatgatcatttatttaattgtattattagataattaaaatattaaatacatgtaTTGGATGTACTTGTGGACATCAGGCTTCATTCTGCCTTTGTACCTCATCTACGTATATACATAGAGCTGGAGAAGACCCAGCTCCTTCCCCAACAGGGAAAAACAATTTGCAAATTCATTTAGATCCTATTGAGATTTCTCATCCCAATTCTATTTTCTTGGCCTTAAACCTGAGATGCATGAGCTACTGAGGTCTCTTTGCTTTGCCCACAAAGCACCCAGGACAAAGCCTTGCACGGGAAGTGTCTGTTGAATGAGTGTTTGCATTTCTATACGTTCTGAGTTTCCCATCTGGGAGCCAtttgtattttgtaatttaaCATTATAGTTCAGATAAAAGAAGGATCTCCCTTCAACCAATAGTGTATGTATGAGAATATGTGATTTGAAGAAGGGAAATGTATCTATCTGTGTATTTTCCCCCCAagtaattgttttttcttttctagtaattgtttttaatggcagtattttgtttgttgttgttgtctaaaTAAACTCTACAACCAGGgtggagctcgaactcatgaACCTGGAATCAAAAGTCCCATGctttatggactgagccagccaggtacccctaatggtagtttttgaaaagaaatctaaTTACCAATACTCCTTTCCTGTTCACAACACATACTAATTAGGGGAAAAATAAGTAGGGAGAGCAATGTCATTTTGatctatgaaatataaaattctaaaagactaaaaatttaaataaacacagctttgttacttttaggctcaTACACCCACCCTAATTAATCTAACAAAATATTACCAGATGTTTTCCCAACTAGATGTTCTTAATGAAGGGCTGATTTAACAAAGCACTAAAAATAAAGGCAAGTTATAAATTGTTTAAGTGTAAATAAGTGCTCCTGATATTCTTTCTGCTGTCTTATTGCCACTAGTTAAGTGGTTAGCAAATCTCTTTTCTGGGGGTGGTAAGAACAGTCAACAGCCTGATCTGATTTGTCACAAACCAGTCAAGGCCTAATTAAAGAGATTTCACTGTGTTttagtaaaattttcatttacttgaaatacttctttttcctctcaaatCTGTAACCCATAGGAAGAAATGTGGTCTTATCCACCAAGAACAAGGAGGAAGCCATGTGGGAAGGAGAGACATTAACGCTTCTTTGCAAGGCAGATGGGGCTGTGAGTCTCCTGTCCGTGGAATGGTGGCACCTCCCACAAGGCCAGGCACAGCCGGAGTTGGTGGCCAGTATGCAACAAGATGGTGCCGTGCAGCTGGGGGCCTCCTACAAGCAACTCAACAACCGGGGCCCCATGAGGCTGGAGAAAATGGACTGGGCCACCTTCCAGCTGGAGATCAGCCCCACCAGCATCACAGACAGCGGTGTGTATGAGTGCCGAGTGTCTGAGGGCACCCAGAGCCACTCCAGAGGTCAGAGCTGGACTCAGAAGTTGGCAGTCACTGTCAAGTCTCTGGGTAAGTGTCGAAGAAATCCTGTTCTAAACTTAAATATATCAGCAGTACCTTCTTGACGGTGGGATGCAGTGGAATTTGTGCGTCGTCCCGAAACCCCTCCTTGTGGCACGTGCACCCCAGGACACAAAGCATAGTCTCTGGCTGCCATGTCTGTCCACCAGTCTCTAAAGTTTACTCCTCTTTATAAGGATCATGTGTAGGGTGCCACTTGTTGGTTGTTGGTCGGAGCTAAACAAAAAAGCCTATGAGCTAGAGTGGACGTATAGAGGACCTGTGCCCGTGGACATGAGTTTTGTATATCCAGGCTTCTATAGCTGCAGCTCTGGGCTTGCAGAATCTCTTCAAGCCTGTGCGCCAGAGAGACGCTGAGCCCACGAGTGGAAATCAGGGGAGGCCCACCATTCAGGGgtagggctggggaggggagagcactCCACCTACTCAGTAGCAGCTGTCTAAGCGGCAGGCTGGAGAAACCCTGCCGGTTTGTTGTTCCCGCTAGGAACGCTCTCAGAATAGGATCAACTTTGGAAAACTGAAACCAGAATTCAGGACAGACTGTACCATGAGTCAACTTTTAGCCCCAAATATTTGGAGCTCCCCATGTATGAATGCATGGTTCCATATGAAGAGGCGGTAGGTAGGAGAACTTTGATTTGATAAACATATTGGCATTGGTGTTTCCCGTGTGTTTCTGCCCACAGAGTCAAGTTTACGGGTTAAGCTGATGAGCCGTCAGCCCAAAGTAGAATTAGGCAAGACCTTTGGCTTGTCCTGCGTAGTGGAGGCTGACTACGCCAACCTCAAGGTGCCACTCACTGTGACGTGGCTGTTCCAACCATCGAGATCTCAAGTCTTTCATCTACTTGTTCGAGTCACCCATAATGGCACTATTGAGTGGGGGGAAGAACTAGCTCAGTTCCAAAAGAAGACAAACGTTCTCCAGTCCTCGTTTCATTCTCAACTCCTAATCCATGATGCcactgaggaagaagcaggagtcTATCAGTGTAAAGTCGAAGTTTATGTCAGAAATTCCCTATGCACAAGCAGCCCCGCAAGAGCTTCTGCCATCTCTCACTCACTGATGATAGCCATCGCTCTACCAGGTAAACACCACTGGAAATTAATCCTTGCTTTAAAATCAAACAAGCACCTTTCTCTTATTTGGGGCAAGTTAtagaattaaaacataaaataccttCCCCCCCCATGTTTTGACTGTGTAAGTTAGCACTGAATAAAACCGATATCCAGGCTAACATGAAGTTAGTACACATGGGACAGCCATACTTGTTGTTAAAGCATTGACATACCTCCACACAGACTACTAGTTACTGTTGCTCCAGGCACCATCCCCCTCTTTCCATAAGTCCCCACTACCCAGCAAGTGAAAGGTATCATGTGGCACAACAGGGGGCTTCTTGGACCAGCTCTGGTCGGGAGGGAGGCATTCTTTGGATTGGTCACTGTCTGTGCCTTACTGATCATTAAATGTTTGCAAAGTCTCCCCTACTGGTAAGGATAATGTCAATTCCATTAGAATACATTTATCCTCTTGATTTAACATGTTAATGTAAAGAGAGAATATCTGATTATAGTCAAATAGAATTTACCTCATCAGCTGGTGAAACAGCAGAGGTAAAAAAAGTAAGACACAACCTTGGGCAAAGTCATGCTGGGTTAACGTATCTTCTTTTATGACTTCTGTTTCTAAAGACATTGTGTTCAAGAGACTTTGAAGTCATTGCCACTTGACAGGCACCAGTGAGTGGCTTAGCGTTGAGCAAGTCACTCAGTCTGTCCTAGTCTAGGTACTTCATCCCTAAATTGCTGCTGTGCACTGTAAAGGTGGTGATATATGTAATGTGCCCAGGACAGTGCCTGACGTACCAAGAGGATGGTCAGACATGGTGGCAGCCATTATTCTCTCTGCTGCTGAGCGACATTTAATAATCTCCTTGTTGATTAACTCATGCCTTAATTGCTTTGTCCTTCCTGTGGTATTTAAAATCATCAACCCAATCCCTTCTTCTtgaaactttctttttccttggcctcatgacataagattttcttggtttctttcctaacactctgtttcttctcattctcttttgcaGAGTTCTCCTCCTTCACAGATCCATTCCTTTGTGTTTCAGCTTTAGCTTGTTTTCTTCTCAGTCTATACAGTTTCCTGAAGTGGGCTTATTCCTTCCCCTGGTTCAACCTATATAGTGACGACTCTCAAATCCATTATCCTGAAAGTCTCCTCTTGGTCCCCAGACTCGTTATGCAGTTAGCTCTGAGGCATATCTACACTTAGTAAGTCCAAACATAAATGcactatttttattcttccaaagCTACTCCTCCTACACTGCTCTCCATGTATATACAATCCACCACCAGTGGCCCAGGTGAGAAACCACAAGCCTCCCTATCCACCTTATCCAAACTCCCATAGCACAGCTTGCAAGATCCTTTATAACCTGGCACATTTATGTCTTTACATTATGATTTTCCAGCATCATCTTCTACTTTCCATCTTGAATTTGAGCTCCAGCCCCACTAAACTACTTGCAGGTTTTCAAATACTCTATGTTCTCCCTCACTTTTAGTCTTTGTTCAAGTCATGGGTTTTGTGTGAACTCTTTAACCTTTTCTCCACCAGACAAATTCCTATTAACTCTTAAGACTTAGTCTGGAGATCTCTGCTCCAGGaagcctctccccactgccatATTTGAGTTAGATtgtcctgccctgggctctgaCAGCCATTTCTGCATACCTGTGTCACATTTGGCTGACACAGTGTTGTGATCTGTAAACTTCTGTGCCTGCACTAGTTTCTCCCTAGACTGTGAACCCGCTGATGGAGGTATCCACAGAGCTTGGAATGGTCTGGCACATAACCCAGTGTGTGCTTAATACGTATTTgttgaaggaggaggaaagagacctCCTGGCAACTTCAAGAAGCCATTACAAAAGTAGAATTAGCGATAACAGCAAGAAGTTAGAATAAGGTTTGGAAAGCAGGTTGTAGCAATCTTCTTTCTGATAGAGCAGAAAAGCTGCTAGAGTAAAAGGATAGCTGACTCCATATCTGTATGAGATTCCCATTAACTGGCTTCAAAGAGACATACAATTTTAATAGCCCACCTACAACTACCTCTTGTTTACCCATGTTTGAAGGCAAAAACAAGCAAGGACATGTCAGCAAATTGTAAATCCAGGAGTATTCTGGAGAGTGAGTACACAAACAAAGCATTAATAGGGCCACTTTTTCTCACTGATTTATAAAATGCGACAGAAGAGAAAATGTCTAGGCTTTGTTAGTGAGGCATTACCACGTGGAAGAGATTGGTTTTCCGTATGACACCCCATCCCGCCCCATGTTCCCTATCCTACTCTGCCAGCTAAGGGTAGAACCAGGACCAGTGACTGGAAGGTACAGAGTGGTAGAATCCAAGTTGACATCAGAAAGAATTCTCTAGTGGCAGTGATGTCCAAAGATGGAACGAGCTGCTTTGTCCGTTGGTGAGCTATCCAGAGGCTTTGTGGGCAGTTAGTGGGACTGTGCAGGAGGGAATGCCTATATCCAATGAATGTAGGATGCATTGCTTTAGTTGACCTCTAATGTCCCTTCTAccttaaaattctattttctagTGAAGTAACAAAAGTTACTGTCACCATTCTTTTAATTTAGAGAGCAAGCTGCAAGTGAACTCAAGCAGTCAAGTCCGAGAGATCCTCATCAACTCCAACACCAACATAGAATGTAGCATCTTGTCCCAGTCCACTGGAGACCTTCAGTTAGCCGTCATTTGGTACTTCTTTCCCAGTTCCACTAACGCAATCTGGCTGAGGATCCTGCAAATGGACCAAACCAATGTTGTAAAATATGGGGATGAATTTCACACcccaaggagaaaacaaaaattctacCCCGAGAAAGTTTCCCAAGACTTGTTTCAGCTACACATTTTGAATGTGGAAGACAGCGATCAGGGCAAGTACCACTGCACTGTGGAGGAATGGCTCTTGTCTACAAATGGCACTTGGCACAAACTTGGAGAAAAGAAGTCGGGTCTGACAGAATTGAAACTCAGGCCCACAGGTAAACCTTGCAAGTGTATTCTTACATGTCTTTCAATAGGATTTCCATCTTTTCTTGGGCAGCTTTTCTCTAGAGTGGTTATGTGAAGGTAGAACTATGACCCAGGGTCATAGGAAGAGTGTCTACCTACACAATGAATGCAGGACCTGGTAGTCCAGCAGAGAAAGCAGGTATCACTTAAGGTGAATCAGTCCGTGGCTTCAAGGTGCTTGGATGAGGACTAGATCCCTTTGGTGCTTATCAGCCTGGCAGCCTGGTCTCTGGAGCTACGTAGCGTGTTGTATCTCTAGATCTCTGTAATAACAAGCTGTGTCATTCCAGTGGGGCTCTACTGTAATTTGGCAAAGAAAGAGTAATACGAAGCATATTTCTCCCACTGTGAACAGAAACTGTACAACTCTATAGGGATGTGTGGAGAAATTGCTTTTCAACATTTGGCTGCCTAAACATAAGGCGAATAAGAGTAGTTAACTGTTGGAATGGCTTACTGAGGGAGTCTCCTCTTCCTCAGGAGATCTTTAAAGATGTAATAGAAGTTCCATCCATTTGCATTGGTCTAGGAGTGCTGTGGTTGAAATGTGGGCAGGGTTCATTAGATCACTCGGTGTTAGTTAGGTCACCTccaatgtttattaaaattaaatgaatgtcACAGCGAAGGTTTGGGAACTGGCTGAGATCCAAGAGCACAATGCAAATAAGTGgtgcttaaaattttatttgcaacGTAACATCCAAAAATAAGATTATAATGAACGTTTAGAGATACCAAGAGGAATAAGGCACAGCTCTTGCCTTAAGGAGCTTACTCTCTTTTGGGGGCAGCAGAGCAAGACAATAGCTTAGCGTTGGgatctcttcctgctgctctgcttccACTTCTCCATGTTCTTCAGGCGCTTCTTCTCCCTGCTAAATGTGGGTGTTCCTCAGGGACAGATCCTGGGCCCCTTTGTCTTCTTATTCTCTGCTTGCTTCAGAACTTCTTCAATTCTTCCTTGGTTTCAACTACCACCTTCGATGAAATTGCTCTCAGTCTTGATGTTTAGCTCCAAATCTTTCTACCCAACTGGCTATTGTACATTTCTACTTGGATGCCCTTGAGACCCTTACACTCAGCAGGTCCCAAATTGCATTATCATCCTTGCCATCCCACGAGACCCGTGCATACTTTAACACTCTCCATCTGTGTGGCTGGCAGCCCTTTCTCCCATTTGCCCAAGCCAGATCTTGACAGTGTATGCGCACCCTTTTTAAGGAGGCAGCCACTCCTTAGCTCAAGCTAGCAAACACTTCCCATCCAGAAATGTGGGCTCAGTATTGTCTGATCTTTTAGTATATCAAGAAATACCTAAAATCTTTCTTGTGTGACATCGCTCGATTGGAGAATGTACGCAAGGAATCCGAGTTCTTTTCAAATTCTGAGGGTGTCAAACAAAACGTATCTGTGGGTGGGCGTGGCCAACCGTGCACCCTGGTGTGGGGTGTGAGTTAAGGAAGAGGCCCCAGGGAAAGGTACTGCGAAGGAGTGGTCAGAATTGTAGGAGAGACATTTTCTCTGAAATCAAAAGAGGAGAGGACTTAAGAAGAAAATGGACTTCAGGGATAAAACACACAGAGAGGACAACAAGACAAAGTGTCTTGAGCTAAGAAATTGGGCCCATACTGAGCATCTTAGCCAGAGCATGACTGGAAGACTGATTGTAGTCCAGTAGGGAGGaattagagatgaggaagcagagacaCTATCATATAAACTAATCTATCACATACTTTGCcatgaagggaaggagagagtcaAGGTGGTAACAATAACAGCAACAGATACAGGATCAGATAaagttattcttttatttattttattttttaaaagatatttatgtatgtatttatttatttgaaagagagagagaacatgggcaggaggagagaccaaggaagagagacaagcagacttcccgctgagcagggaccccgatgggggactcgatctcaggaccctgtgatcatgatctgagccaaaggcagatgcttaactgactaagccacccaggtgccctgaagtcattctttaagttattctttttttttttttttaaagattttatttatttatttgacagagagagagatcacaagaaggcagagaggcagggggctagcaggttccccaccgagcagagagcccaatgtggggctcaatcccaggaccctgagatcatgaactgagccaagggcagaggcctaacccactgagccacccaggtgcccctgaagtcatTCTTTTAAAGACAGTTTAATAAATGTGTTTGTAGTAGAGTCGAAAATTTAGTGTGTACtataatttctatattttgtttGTGACTATTCTGGCCTTCGAAGTTCTCACCTGCTGGTTAGGAGGggaatgtttaaaaagtaaatgtcaaaatctgtttaaaacttagtcaactgggggtgcctgggtggctcagtgggttaagctactgccttcggctcaggtcatgatcccagggtcctgggatcgagccccgcatcgggctctctgctcagcggggagcctgcttcctcctctctctctgcctgcctctctgcctgcttgtgatctctctctgtcaaataaataaataaattctttaaaaaaaaaaaaaaaacttagtcaACTGGTGAATCGTTGGACACtgtgtcaaaaactaatgatacattggctaattgaacataataaaaaaaacagcTTAGTCTAATCCAGTAATTTAGTGTCTCCTTGAATGGTAGTCTAACACTTGTATAAACATGTTCATTCTCTCTGATAGCCTCCTCTTTCCTTGCCCCTAGAACTGAGATGATGTGTGGGCGTATGGGAGGAGGGTAATCTGCTAAGAACGAGGGGCACTGGTGCCATACACAGCTTGAGAGGATGGCTGGAAGTTTTGAAGGATCCCTCTGGGAAGCAGAGGAAAGAGTTGACCGGGGAGGGGTAAAAGCAGCAGGGCAGAACACCCACTGAAGCTAGGAGGTTTCTGGGGCAGGTTTTCAACAGACAAGAGATAAGGCTGAAGAAGGAAAATGGCCTGTTTGAGTCTTAGCACAGAATGTTCTAGCAAAtgtggaggaggaacagaggtcAAGGAAAAACATGTTACAGATGAAAGACCTGATGTCTAAGGATTTTAAGACGGCATCTCCTCAGTGAAAACTACATTTTTCAGACACAGTATCCGAACTAAAAATCTGGATTCTTCTCGAAcatattgccattttatttcctAGGAAGTAAAGTACGTGTGTCCAAAGAGTACAGGACAGAGAATGCTACCGAGCACAGCCAGGTGGCCATCCGCTGCAGCCTGGAGAGTCCTGGCAGCTCAGCTTCCCTGTTCTCTGTGATGTGGTACCGGAACAGGGAAAATTCTGGAACGAAAATGCTGGTGCACCTGCAGCATGATGGCTTGCTGGAGTATGGCGAAGAGGAGCTCAGGAGGCCTCTGGTCTGTTACCGTTCATCCTCTACAGAGTTTGTCCTGCAGCTTCATTGGGTAGAGATGGAGGATGCTGGGCTCTACTGGTGCAGAGTGGCCGAGTGGCAGCTGCATGGCAACCCAAGCAAGTGGGTCAAGCAAGCCTCAGACGAGTCACAGCATATGGTGCTCACAGTGCTGCCTTCAGGTAACAAGGGGCTAATCTGTCCTGGCCCGTGGTCAGGAGAATCTTGGTCTCCTCTCTTACGCTTTCCCTCTCAGTTATGTTTTGCTGAAAACAATTTACAGATTCCCTAAAGAAAGTGACTCTGCCATTTCTCTCAGTGCCAATTTCCTTTCCTCATTTGGACTGACAAGGTCTACAAGAGTTTTTGGCATTGACATTTAAATGTCAGGGGCATCTGGCCCACTTCCCCCCTTACcctcccaaacaaacaaataaacagacacacaaaaaccaTCAACTTCGTACcctttcaaagaacaaaataatgttCACAGTAGACATCCTTACCCCTTGGCTGATTCTCCACTCTCAGAAGGCTCAGGTCTGCAGTGGGAGTCAGAGTGAGGGGTAGGGGTATAGTGACTTGAGGTTTCATTGGGTTGAACCCAAGTCAACTACATCTAAATGCTCCCCacctcaaaaacaaaatgaaacctttCTCAATTAATAAGTGCCCAGCTTCTTATCACTCTATATGTTCAACAGATTAGCAGGATTTTGATAATGATAGTCGTTTGATGTGTGTCTCCTAATGACAGCTTGCAAGGCATCGAAGGAGGAAGTGTGCCCCACAGAACTCATTCACAGGGTCGACAAGGAGGGTAGCTCCTGAAAGACCTTGGCCACAGCCTGGCCATTCTCTATGTAGGAAGACCATCCTACTCAGTGCACAGCTTCAGGTGGGATGTGGAATAAGTGGTTGTGAAAGAGAGGACAGCATCCTTCCAGCCAACCTGGTGCCGAGCATGTAATAGACATTCACGAAGCATTTGTTCATGAAAGCAACTGTTTTGCCAGCCAGACCCGTGAATCTTCCCTGGTGATCACTGTGCTGCCTGATGTAGCCAAGCTCATCTCTGAGCCGCTCCTTTATGGCAGGGTTTAAGGTGAGGCTGAGAAGTGAGCTATTAGCTGAACTTACACTGGGAAAGGGACACTGGAGAGGTCTCGGTGTCCTACACCAGGAAGGGTAAGAAGGATCAATGAAAGGTCACATTCCTAAAACACCAGCTAGCTTGGGTGATGGTCCTTAGCATGGAGAAAAGGTGCTGCCCAGAAAGGTGTCCACTTCTTTGAAGTAGGGTTAGTTGGAACCCAGCCCCGGCCAAGCTTCTGGAGAGGAAGCCAATTACCTGATTTGTTCCCTGGGGCTCCATCATCCCTTCCCTGACCATTCTTCAGCAGAACTTTTCTCCCAAGTGTCCAGAgagaatttttcttcctcttggctTTTCTTCTAGTCTAACAATTATGGgaagtcccacaaccctgagcacATTCCGTACCTGTTTTCTCACTGGAATCCGCAGACCCTATAGCATCAGGGGGTTTTGGTAGCAGCATAAATAGATAACAAGTATAAAATGTACCTATTCTGTGACTAAAAAGCACATCTCCTCTGAGACAGATGGGATCCTTCacagcatatgtatatatactgttAATCTTTGTGGAATCCTTCTAAATCAGGTGAGaggttttaaaaaagatgaactctggaaagaaaatgttaaaaattaggtCGTCTTTGTATTCCTTACAGGTGAAGAAGCTTGAAAGCCTGTGCCACAATCAGCTGAGGGTTTTTTATAACCACATTTAAGGGTTCCCAAGTAAATCCTCAATTACAGGATCTTGCTTCCTCTACCTGGCTGTTCCTTTCTGGGAGTTGCAGAGTTGTGGAGGCAGTGGAGGAGCGGGTATGAAAAATCTTGGGGTTCGGAATCAGACAAGCCTAGGCTCAGATCACAGCCCTACTACCTACCTACAAACTCATACCCTggttatttaacctctgtgagcctcagcTTACTCATAAATTGAGGATAATAATACAAATGTGCATAAAGTAACATGGTTCCTAGAATATTGTAAGTGGTCAAGAAATGTTAATTCTCTATCCCCTAATGCCACCAAAcgtgctacacacacacacacacacacacacacacacgaatggatatatccatatatgtgacaaaatattttaagttgttCAATAAGTAACTATGTGAGGatctgaaaatacaaaaatgtgaaTTACAGAGTCTTTTCCCAAAGAGCTCAGATTCCGATGGGAGACTTGAAGTCCAAAATGATAGCAGTCATCAAAGCAGCAGCCTCGGGATGAAGGaacagaggcagggctgggataAAGGGCTGTGTGGGGAGGAGATCCAGAAAGTTCCTTGGGGTatgcaagagaaaggaagagaagatattttaggaaaaggaaaaactacgCAAGATGATATTAAAAGCTGTTGCACAAGGGACAGAGATGAAGTTAGTGAGATGGAGAGGGTATGGATATCAAAGGGGAAGGTGAACTTATTCATGAACGTTGTAGAGTGTCAGCAAACAAGTtcaggcaggggagggacagcatgagatttgcattttagaaagctCCCATTTGGAGCTGTGTTAAAGATGAACTGGAagggaggcagacacagagaagggAGAACCA encodes:
- the CD101 gene encoding immunoglobulin superfamily member 2 isoform X1 → MAHIPHVASFFLFLTKLSLGQREVTIQKGPLFRVAGYPISIGCNVTGHQGPAEQNFQWSVYLPKTPKQEIQIVSTKDASFSYVVYAQRVRSGEIYVERVRGNSVFLHISEPQLKDSGEYECHTPNTDERYYGNYSAKTRLIVIPDTLSATMSSQTLSKEEGESLELTCEAAKASAQHTHLSVTWYLMQDREKNQITEIISLSKDFLLIPGPSYTERFAAGDVQLSKLGVSTFRLSIGSLQPSDQGQLFCEATEWIKDPDETWTSIARKRTAQTALRIQPIVRDFHINISAESAWTAGNSLELVCLVVGGGRDPWLQGIWFFNGNEMARMDAGGILDLKGDYRERASQGQLQVSKLSPKAFYLKIFSVGPEDEGTYSCAVAEVARAPMGSWQVLQSKQSPDSHVHLRKPAGRNVVLSTKNKEEAMWEGETLTLLCKADGAVSLLSVEWWHLPQGQAQPELVASMQQDGAVQLGASYKQLNNRGPMRLEKMDWATFQLEISPTSITDSGVYECRVSEGTQSHSRGQSWTQKLAVTVKSLESSLRVKLMSRQPKVELGKTFGLSCVVEADYANLKVPLTVTWLFQPSRSQVFHLLVRVTHNGTIEWGEELAQFQKKTNVLQSSFHSQLLIHDATEEEAGVYQCKVEVYVRNSLCTSSPARASAISHSLMIAIALPESKLQVNSSSQVREILINSNTNIECSILSQSTGDLQLAVIWYFFPSSTNAIWLRILQMDQTNVVKYGDEFHTPRRKQKFYPEKVSQDLFQLHILNVEDSDQGKYHCTVEEWLLSTNGTWHKLGEKKSGLTELKLRPTGSKVRVSKEYRTENATEHSQVAIRCSLESPGSSASLFSVMWYRNRENSGTKMLVHLQHDGLLEYGEEELRRPLVCYRSSSTEFVLQLHWVEMEDAGLYWCRVAEWQLHGNPSKWVKQASDESQHMVLTVLPSEPTLPSRICSSTSLLYFLLAFPCILLILLLIALFCYCHKARKLSAMILKAQKEKSLWMDLKGTGDWTINQRDEEEEDH
- the CD101 gene encoding immunoglobulin superfamily member 2 isoform X2, which produces MAHIPHVASFFLFLTKLSLGQREVTIQKGPLFRVAGYPISIGCNVTGHQGPAEQNFQWSVYLPKTPKQEIQIVSTKDASFSYVVYAQRVRSGEIYVERVRGNSVFLHISEPQLKDSGEYECHTPNTDERYYGNYSAKTRLIVIPDTLSATMSSQTLSKEEGESLELTCEAAKASAQHTHLSVTWYLMQDREKNQITEIISLSKDFLLIPGPSYTERFAAGDVQLSKLGVSTFRLSIGSLQPSDQGQLFCEATEWIKDPDETWTSIARKRTAQTALRIQPIVRDFHINISAESAWTAGNSLELVCLVVGGGRDPWLQGIWFFNGNEMARMDAGGILDLKGDYRERASQGQLQVSKLSPKAFYLKIFSVGPEDEGTYSCAVAEVARAPMGSWQVLQSKQSPDSHVHLRKPAGRNVVLSTKNKEEAMWEGETLTLLCKADGAVSLLSVEWWHLPQGQAQPELVASMQQDGAVQLGASYKQLNNRGPMRLEKMDWATFQLEISPTSITDSGVYECRVSEGTQSHSRGQSWTQKLAVTVKSLESSLRVKLMSRQPKVELGKTFGLSCVVEADYANLKVPLTVTWLFQPSRSQVFHLLVRVTHNGTIEWGEELAQFQKKTNVLQSSFHSQLLIHDATEEEAGVYQCKVEVYVRNSLCTSSPARASAISHSLMIAIALPESKLQVNSSSQVREILINSNTNIECSILSQSTGDLQLAVIWYFFPSSTNAIWLRILQMDQTNVVKYGDEFHTPRRKQKFYPEKVSQDLFQLHILNVEDSDQGKYHCTVEEWLLSTNGTWHKLGEKKSGLTELKLRPTGSKVRVSKEYRTENATEHSQVAIRCSLESPGSSASLFSVMWYRNRENSGTKMLVHLQHDGLLEYGEEELRRPLVCYRSSSTEFVLQLHWVEMEDAGLYWCRVAEWQLHGNPSKWVKQASDESQHMVLTVLPSGEEA